The following are encoded together in the Bradyrhizobium sp. CCGUVB1N3 genome:
- a CDS encoding allophanate hydrolase subunit 1 — protein MQTRFSFGGDEHIFAEVGEAMSLEAFFKSLFVTNALRDAKIKGVTEICPANASYQVKFDPDQIKPDDLLTELKRLDTGSEKSEPVIKTRIIEIPVLYNDPWTNETLMRFRERHQDPNGTDLEYAARINGLDSVDAFIKAHSSAPWFVSMVGFVAGLPFLYQMVERKRQLQAPKYLRPRTDTPKLTVGHGGCFSCIYSVRGAGGYQMFGITPMPIYDPNQKISYLRDFMCLFRPGDIVKWKPIDRAAYDAAVADVDAGRFAPIIRDVSFSLTEFNRDIDTYNRKLDGVLHGH, from the coding sequence ATGCAAACCCGATTTTCCTTTGGCGGTGATGAGCACATCTTCGCCGAAGTCGGCGAAGCGATGTCGCTGGAGGCATTCTTCAAAAGCCTCTTCGTCACCAATGCGCTGCGCGACGCCAAGATCAAGGGCGTGACCGAGATCTGCCCGGCGAATGCGTCCTATCAGGTCAAGTTCGACCCTGACCAGATCAAGCCCGACGATCTCCTCACCGAGCTGAAGCGGTTGGATACGGGGTCCGAGAAATCCGAGCCGGTGATCAAGACGCGGATCATCGAAATCCCCGTGCTCTACAACGATCCCTGGACGAACGAGACCCTGATGCGCTTCCGCGAGCGGCATCAGGATCCCAACGGCACCGATCTCGAATACGCCGCGCGCATCAACGGGCTCGATAGCGTCGATGCCTTCATCAAGGCGCATTCAAGCGCCCCCTGGTTCGTCTCGATGGTCGGCTTCGTTGCAGGCCTGCCCTTCCTCTACCAGATGGTGGAGCGCAAGCGGCAGCTTCAGGCACCGAAATATCTGCGGCCGCGCACGGACACGCCCAAGCTCACCGTCGGGCACGGTGGATGTTTCAGTTGCATCTATTCAGTGCGCGGTGCTGGCGGCTACCAGATGTTCGGCATCACGCCGATGCCGATCTACGATCCAAATCAGAAGATCAGTTATCTGCGCGACTTCATGTGCCTGTTCAGGCCGGGCGACATCGTGAAGTGGAAGCCGATCGACAGGGCAGCCTATGACGCGGCGGTCGCCGATGTCGATGCCGGGCGTTTTGCGCCGATCATTCGCGACGTCTCGTTCTCGCTGACCGAGTTCAACCGCGATATTGATACCTATAACCGCAAGCTCGATGGAGTCCTCCATGGCCATTAA
- a CDS encoding hydantoinase B/oxoprolinase family protein — protein MAGDLPLDPVTFEVLKNSFITSVDQMGEQVLRTCYSFVIYNRDFSSALHDAKGECAAQGNQDIAVHVGTLHFTCQDVMRHFDGDMHEGDVFAINDPYAGGTHFSDVRLIRPIFTDGKIIAFSQSNGHWSDVGGSVPGSFDVAAREMFREGLRITPIRLFDKNGLKKDVAHLIASNTRDPASIIGDIQAQAEATAVCGREILRLVNKYGRDTVETGLAAVQDYVERSARQRIAALPDGEWETVDFIDRDPAGGEGMIPIRIKMTIKGDRVIYDFTGSHPTIGSIYNSAFGSTFSAVAAGMKTFFPDLPLNSGFYRCFEIIAPEGSIVDAKWPIAVTGFLMPFEKIMNSIYEMWSKLMPERALACAFNLEYLLTGGLDARSSDKPIFMFYDWLPGGWGGRNGKDGSNVTTACFGTGLMSQPVEGQERANPILTTECEILKDSPGPGKWRGGAGVVKTSRMLQAEKTVISYICDRERAVVWGIEGGLPSMPHGLTLKRAGGKAEERLGSIFSDVPIGEGDIFSRPTAGGGGFGDPLERDLNLVIEDIKDDYVSVERAAKDYGVVVHTIDAELCSYEVDKIATEALRAKIKAERVANVRLDPEVVAERYRSGAIDVFDVIRKHAVILDWGTGALLPESTRQFREVFERRSVAMWT, from the coding sequence ATGGCCGGAGATCTCCCGCTCGACCCCGTGACCTTTGAGGTTCTCAAAAACTCCTTCATCACCAGCGTCGACCAGATGGGCGAGCAGGTGCTGCGGACCTGCTACTCCTTCGTCATCTACAACCGCGACTTCTCGAGCGCGCTGCACGATGCCAAGGGCGAATGTGCGGCCCAGGGCAATCAGGACATCGCCGTCCACGTCGGCACGCTGCACTTCACCTGCCAGGACGTCATGCGCCATTTCGATGGCGACATGCATGAGGGCGACGTCTTCGCCATCAACGATCCCTATGCCGGCGGCACGCACTTTTCCGACGTCCGCCTGATCCGCCCGATATTCACCGACGGCAAGATCATCGCCTTCAGTCAGTCCAACGGGCACTGGTCGGATGTCGGCGGCAGCGTGCCCGGCTCGTTCGACGTCGCCGCGCGCGAAATGTTCCGCGAGGGATTGCGCATCACGCCGATCCGCCTGTTCGACAAGAACGGTCTCAAGAAGGACGTCGCACATCTCATCGCGTCCAACACGCGCGACCCCGCCTCGATCATCGGCGACATCCAGGCCCAGGCCGAGGCGACCGCGGTTTGCGGGCGCGAGATCCTGCGTCTCGTCAACAAATATGGCCGCGATACTGTCGAGACCGGACTTGCCGCCGTGCAGGACTATGTCGAACGCTCCGCGCGCCAGCGGATCGCGGCGCTGCCCGACGGTGAGTGGGAAACTGTCGACTTCATCGACCGCGATCCGGCCGGCGGCGAAGGTATGATCCCGATCCGCATCAAGATGACGATCAAGGGCGACCGCGTCATCTACGACTTCACCGGCAGCCATCCGACTATCGGTTCGATCTACAACTCGGCGTTCGGCTCGACATTCTCGGCCGTCGCCGCCGGCATGAAGACTTTCTTCCCCGACCTGCCGCTGAACTCCGGCTTCTACCGCTGCTTCGAGATCATCGCGCCCGAAGGCTCGATCGTCGATGCAAAATGGCCGATCGCAGTCACCGGCTTCCTTATGCCCTTCGAGAAGATCATGAACTCGATCTACGAAATGTGGTCGAAGCTCATGCCGGAACGAGCGCTCGCCTGCGCCTTCAATCTCGAATACCTGCTCACCGGCGGACTTGATGCGCGCAGCTCCGACAAGCCGATCTTCATGTTCTACGACTGGCTTCCGGGCGGCTGGGGGGGCAGAAACGGAAAGGACGGCAGCAATGTCACCACGGCCTGCTTCGGCACCGGGCTGATGTCGCAACCGGTCGAAGGCCAGGAGCGCGCCAATCCGATCCTGACCACTGAATGCGAGATCCTGAAAGACTCCCCCGGCCCCGGCAAATGGCGCGGTGGCGCCGGCGTGGTGAAGACGTCGCGCATGCTCCAGGCCGAAAAGACCGTGATCTCCTACATCTGCGACCGCGAGCGCGCCGTGGTGTGGGGCATCGAGGGCGGCCTGCCTTCCATGCCGCACGGCCTGACTTTGAAGCGCGCGGGCGGCAAGGCTGAGGAGCGGCTCGGCTCGATCTTCTCGGATGTACCGATCGGTGAAGGCGACATCTTTTCGCGTCCAACGGCGGGCGGCGGCGGATTCGGCGATCCTCTCGAGCGCGATCTGAATCTCGTGATTGAGGACATCAAGGACGACTACGTCTCGGTCGAGCGCGCCGCCAAGGACTATGGCGTTGTGGTGCACACGATCGATGCAGAGCTGTGCAGCTACGAGGTCGACAAGATCGCAACCGAAGCTCTGCGCGCCAAGATCAAAGCCGAACGCGTCGCCAATGTCCGGCTGGACCCGGAAGTCGTGGCCGAACGCTATCGCAGCGGCGCGATCGACGTGTTCGATGTGATCCGCAAGCACGCGGTGATCCTCGACTGGGGCACCGGTGCGTTGCTCCCTGAATCCACACGGCAGTTCCGAGAAGTTTTCGAGCGTCGCTCTGTCGCGATGTGGACCTGA
- a CDS encoding helix-turn-helix domain-containing protein yields the protein MEVTYATTDIPLQARRQYWQDVVSRTYFSLDLRFPSRSDFNASLGAWSMGPVSVSRNIANGLLYKRHERHLQNEREESFLITVPELAEIRFEQDGKDVRCRPGAFVIERSHLPYEFSHHDPAALWVLKIPSAVLRARITRPERLATLQFDANRSVGALFVDTLRLAGERIGEMDETARAMMGKHLIELLAMAIESDDRVLTGHSSSVRNGHLHRCEHFIRGRLDDMRLTPQMIADGCGISLRYLHQIFEGEGMTVCAYIRNQRLSMCDALLRDPNCRKSISEIAYQWGFADQAQFSRNYRGRFGRTPSEARMTSRASNS from the coding sequence ATGGAAGTCACCTACGCGACCACCGACATTCCGTTGCAAGCCCGGCGTCAGTACTGGCAGGACGTCGTTTCCAGGACCTATTTCTCGCTGGACCTGCGTTTTCCAAGCCGCAGCGACTTCAACGCCAGCCTCGGCGCCTGGTCCATGGGGCCCGTCTCCGTATCCCGAAACATCGCCAATGGTCTGCTCTACAAGCGTCACGAGCGGCATCTCCAGAACGAGCGGGAAGAATCCTTCCTGATCACCGTGCCCGAGCTCGCGGAAATCCGCTTCGAGCAGGACGGCAAGGATGTGCGCTGCCGGCCCGGCGCCTTCGTGATCGAGCGCAGCCACCTGCCCTACGAATTCAGCCACCATGATCCGGCGGCGCTGTGGGTGCTGAAAATCCCCAGCGCCGTGCTGCGCGCCCGCATCACACGCCCCGAACGTCTCGCCACGCTGCAATTCGATGCCAACCGGAGCGTCGGCGCGCTGTTCGTCGACACGCTGCGGCTCGCCGGCGAACGCATCGGTGAGATGGACGAGACGGCACGCGCGATGATGGGCAAGCATCTGATCGAGCTCCTGGCGATGGCCATCGAGTCCGACGACCGCGTGCTGACCGGCCACTCCTCGTCCGTGCGCAACGGCCATCTCCATCGCTGTGAACATTTCATCCGCGGTCGCCTCGACGACATGCGGCTCACACCCCAGATGATCGCCGACGGCTGCGGTATCTCGCTTCGATATCTGCACCAGATTTTCGAGGGAGAGGGTATGACCGTCTGCGCCTATATCCGCAACCAGCGACTTTCGATGTGCGACGCCCTGCTGCGCGATCCCAATTGCCGCAAGAGCATTTCGGAAATCGCCTATCAATGGGGCTTTGCGGACCAGGCACAATTCAGCCGCAACTATCGCGGCCGGTTCGGTCGTACACCGAGCGAGGCGCGAATGACCTCACGCGCCTCCAATTCCTGA
- a CDS encoding LysR family transcriptional regulator — protein sequence MSVSLKQIRYFVAAAETGRISQAAMDLNVSQSAVTAAIQQLEATVCARLLERTPNGVTVTMEGSRFLSQGRQILAAVAEAVRSTHMSAGPLFGTVRIGVTYTVSGYFLPRHQMRFQASFPGITIELFEAPRDVLERALVDGALDLAVMLVSNLRDNAMLVSETLLRSPRRLWLAPEHPLTRAERVHLAEIATYPYVMLTVDEAKHTSMRYWTHAALEPKTVFRTSSVEAVRSMVAGGMGIAILSDLIYRPWSLEGQRIETRVIEDEVPSMDVGLAWRRDTKLSEAAKAFLDFMRFAVAGVGPARPPVSLEHRHRPEEAIEI from the coding sequence ATGTCCGTTTCTCTGAAACAGATCCGCTATTTCGTCGCCGCAGCCGAGACCGGACGCATCAGCCAGGCGGCCATGGACCTCAACGTCTCGCAATCGGCCGTGACCGCGGCGATCCAGCAGCTCGAAGCGACCGTTTGCGCACGCCTCCTGGAGCGCACGCCGAACGGCGTGACCGTGACCATGGAAGGCAGCCGTTTCCTGTCCCAGGGCCGTCAGATTCTTGCTGCGGTCGCGGAAGCGGTGCGCAGCACGCACATGTCCGCGGGGCCGCTGTTCGGGACGGTGCGCATCGGCGTGACCTACACGGTGTCCGGCTATTTCCTGCCGCGCCACCAGATGCGTTTCCAGGCGAGCTTTCCCGGCATCACGATCGAGCTGTTCGAGGCCCCGCGCGACGTGCTCGAACGTGCGCTCGTCGACGGCGCGCTCGATCTCGCGGTGATGCTGGTCTCCAACCTGCGCGACAATGCCATGCTCGTCAGCGAGACCTTGTTGCGGTCGCCGCGCCGGCTGTGGCTTGCACCTGAGCATCCACTGACCCGCGCGGAGCGGGTGCATCTCGCGGAGATCGCGACTTATCCTTACGTCATGCTCACCGTCGACGAGGCCAAGCACACCTCGATGCGCTATTGGACCCACGCGGCGCTCGAACCGAAAACTGTCTTCCGCACCTCCTCCGTCGAAGCGGTGCGCTCCATGGTTGCAGGCGGCATGGGTATCGCCATTCTGTCCGACCTGATCTACCGGCCCTGGTCGCTGGAAGGGCAGCGGATCGAGACCCGCGTCATCGAGGATGAGGTTCCCAGCATGGACGTGGGCCTCGCCTGGCGGCGTGACACCAAACTGTCGGAAGCCGCCAAGGCGTTCCTCGATTTCATGCGCTTTGCGGTTGCCGGCGTCGGCCCGGCGAGGCCCCCGGTGAGCCTCGAACACCGGCATCGGCCCGAGGAGGCAATCGAAATCTAA
- a CDS encoding hydantoinase/oxoprolinase family protein encodes MQNLRVAVDVGGTFTDICIMDETTGLIRIEKTSSTRDPIEGIMGGVSKAGIDLSKVALFSHGTTVATNALITRRLPRTAVVTTKGFRDVIEIRRANKEDLWDTYKDVVKPYVPRRDRLTVPERVDASGKVIEPLDVEAARNVAHILKRRGVAAVAVCFMNAYLNGANERAMRDILLAEMPDIPVSISSQVLPEIFEHERFSTTVANAVVSPVVVNYTSRLGDRLAHEGYSRDLLLLHTGGGVMTPASVKDFAARLAGSGIAAGAIASRYIAGLCGFPNSIGLDMGGTSTDVSLAYEGQSRITKDWHIEFGYPIRFASIEVLTIGAGGGSLAWTDPAGSLRNGPQSAGAYPGPACYGNGNTQPTNTDANVTLGRLGTNLAGGKVKLDPALAERAVEDGVAKPFGLGLHEAADAIVKVANANMSDAVRLISISRGYDPRDFALVAFGGAGALHGVDVARELAIPVVIVPPNPGVTSALGCLLVDMQHDFSQSSMVDAADADAADIEAQFTALENDALARLTHEGVAEQDILLQRSIDMMYRGQWRSLAVNAPRPIGAIADLVQSFHAEHQREYNFRRDSAPVSFFRLNLKAVGVVPKAEFAVHEPTGVIPEPVGRRRVWFDGNGLDTPVYARDDLPCGFSFQGPAIIEQVDATTVVPPGAGAEVDKYLNMIIRVKE; translated from the coding sequence GTGCAGAACCTTCGTGTGGCCGTCGATGTCGGCGGCACCTTTACCGACATCTGCATCATGGATGAGACGACCGGCCTCATCCGGATCGAGAAGACCTCGTCCACGCGCGATCCCATCGAAGGGATCATGGGCGGCGTGTCCAAGGCGGGAATTGATCTGTCCAAGGTCGCCTTGTTTTCGCACGGCACCACGGTCGCCACCAACGCACTGATCACGCGCCGCCTGCCCCGCACCGCCGTGGTGACGACCAAAGGCTTTCGCGACGTCATCGAGATCCGCCGCGCCAACAAGGAAGATCTCTGGGACACCTACAAGGACGTCGTCAAACCCTATGTTCCGCGACGCGACCGCCTCACGGTGCCTGAACGGGTCGACGCCAGTGGCAAGGTAATCGAACCGCTCGACGTCGAAGCAGCGCGCAACGTCGCGCACATCCTCAAGCGCCGGGGCGTCGCGGCGGTCGCGGTGTGCTTCATGAACGCCTATCTCAATGGCGCCAACGAGCGCGCCATGCGCGACATCCTGCTCGCGGAGATGCCCGACATCCCGGTCTCGATCTCCTCACAGGTGCTTCCTGAAATCTTCGAACACGAGCGGTTTTCAACGACGGTTGCCAATGCTGTCGTGAGCCCGGTCGTCGTCAACTACACGAGCCGGCTCGGCGATCGCCTCGCCCACGAAGGTTACTCCCGCGATCTCCTGCTGCTTCACACCGGCGGCGGCGTGATGACGCCGGCCAGCGTGAAGGATTTTGCGGCGCGCCTCGCCGGCTCCGGCATCGCCGCCGGTGCCATCGCCAGCCGCTACATCGCAGGCCTCTGCGGCTTCCCCAATTCGATCGGTCTCGATATGGGCGGCACCTCGACCGATGTGTCGTTGGCCTATGAAGGGCAGTCACGCATCACCAAGGACTGGCACATCGAGTTCGGCTATCCGATCCGCTTTGCCTCGATCGAGGTGCTCACCATCGGTGCCGGTGGCGGCTCGCTGGCCTGGACCGATCCGGCCGGCTCCTTACGTAACGGCCCGCAATCGGCCGGCGCCTATCCCGGACCGGCCTGCTACGGCAACGGCAACACCCAGCCAACCAACACGGATGCCAACGTCACGCTCGGCCGGCTCGGCACCAACCTTGCCGGCGGCAAGGTGAAGCTCGACCCCGCACTGGCCGAACGGGCAGTCGAGGATGGCGTTGCAAAGCCGTTCGGCCTTGGCCTGCACGAGGCAGCGGACGCGATCGTCAAGGTGGCCAACGCCAACATGTCGGATGCGGTGCGGTTGATCTCGATCAGCCGCGGCTACGATCCACGCGACTTCGCCCTTGTGGCCTTCGGCGGCGCCGGTGCCCTGCACGGCGTCGATGTCGCGCGCGAGCTCGCGATCCCCGTCGTGATCGTACCGCCCAACCCCGGCGTGACCTCGGCGCTCGGCTGCCTCCTGGTCGACATGCAGCACGATTTTTCCCAGAGCAGCATGGTCGACGCGGCCGACGCCGACGCTGCCGATATCGAAGCGCAGTTCACCGCACTCGAGAACGACGCGCTGGCGCGACTGACCCATGAAGGTGTCGCGGAGCAGGACATCCTGCTCCAGCGCTCGATCGACATGATGTATCGCGGCCAGTGGCGCTCGCTCGCGGTCAACGCACCACGCCCGATCGGCGCGATTGCCGACCTTGTGCAGAGCTTCCATGCCGAGCATCAGCGCGAATACAACTTCCGCCGCGACAGCGCGCCGGTCAGCTTCTTCCGCCTCAATCTGAAGGCTGTCGGCGTCGTCCCCAAGGCCGAGTTTGCCGTTCACGAGCCGACCGGCGTGATCCCTGAGCCGGTCGGCCGCCGCAGGGTCTGGTTCGACGGCAACGGGCTCGACACCCCCGTCTACGCGCGCGACGACCTCCCCTGCGGCTTCTCCTTCCAAGGCCCCGCGATCATCGAGCAGGTCGATGCGACCACCGTCGTGCCGCCCGGTGCCGGCGCCGAGGTCGACAAGTATCTCAACATGATCATCCGCGTGAAGGAGTGA
- a CDS encoding biotin-dependent carboxyltransferase family protein → MAIKVLKPGLATTVQDLGRPGYYHIGIPLSGGMDRHALAAANLLVGNPEGAAVLEAVFMGPELEFTEDATVAVTGAELPPKLDGEPRETWTSFKVKRGQILSFDFLKQGARGYIAVAGGIDVPVVLGSRSTYALGALGGFKGRKLEAGDELPVGKAATAVKDGRTVAKDLRGQPAGMPTELRAMPGLYWHRITEAAGNGFFSDTWKVAPEADRIGYRFKGGKPLEFVPREPPFGAGSDPSNITDACYPYGSIQVPGGTEPIVLHRDAVSGGGYFMVGTVIAADMDLIGQLQPNTPVKFVKVGMDQALAARKSRTELLGKLRSALA, encoded by the coding sequence ATGGCCATTAAGGTTCTCAAGCCGGGTCTTGCAACCACCGTCCAGGACCTCGGGCGCCCCGGCTACTATCACATCGGCATCCCGCTTTCCGGCGGCATGGACCGTCACGCGCTCGCGGCGGCCAATTTGCTCGTCGGCAATCCGGAAGGTGCCGCCGTGCTCGAGGCCGTGTTCATGGGGCCAGAACTCGAATTCACCGAGGACGCCACGGTCGCCGTCACCGGCGCCGAGCTGCCACCAAAGCTCGATGGCGAACCGCGCGAGACATGGACCAGCTTCAAGGTGAAGCGCGGCCAGATCCTCTCGTTCGATTTCCTCAAGCAGGGCGCGCGCGGCTACATCGCTGTCGCCGGCGGCATCGATGTTCCCGTCGTTCTCGGCTCGCGCTCGACTTATGCGCTCGGCGCGCTCGGCGGCTTCAAGGGCCGAAAGCTCGAAGCCGGCGACGAGCTGCCGGTCGGCAAGGCAGCAACAGCTGTGAAGGATGGCCGCACGGTCGCAAAGGATCTGCGCGGCCAGCCGGCGGGCATGCCGACGGAGCTGCGTGCCATGCCGGGCCTCTATTGGCACCGCATCACCGAGGCCGCCGGCAACGGCTTCTTCTCCGACACCTGGAAGGTAGCGCCCGAAGCCGATCGCATCGGCTACCGCTTCAAGGGCGGCAAGCCGCTCGAATTCGTGCCGCGCGAGCCGCCGTTCGGCGCCGGCTCAGATCCCTCCAACATCACCGATGCCTGCTATCCCTACGGCTCGATCCAGGTGCCCGGCGGCACTGAGCCGATCGTGCTGCATCGTGACGCAGTCTCGGGCGGTGGCTATTTCATGGTCGGCACCGTCATCGCCGCGGACATGGACTTGATCGGGCAGCTTCAGCCCAACACGCCGGTCAAGTTCGTCAAGGTCGGCATGGATCAGGCGCTTGCAGCCCGCAAGAGCCGCACGGAGTTGCTGGGCAAGCTCCGGTCTGCCCTGGCGTAG